In one Suricata suricatta isolate VVHF042 chromosome 9, meerkat_22Aug2017_6uvM2_HiC, whole genome shotgun sequence genomic region, the following are encoded:
- the RHOV gene encoding rho-related GTP-binding protein RhoV, translating to MPPRELSEAESSPLRAPTPPPRRGSASPELGIKCVLVGDGAVGKSSLIVSYTCNGYPARYRPTALDTFSVQVLVDGAPVRIELWDTAGQEDFDRLRSLCYPDTDVFLACFSVVQPSSFQNITEKWLPEIRTHNPQAPVLLVGTQADLRDDVNVLIQLDQGGREGPVPQPQAQGLAEKIRASCYLECSALTQKNLKEVFDSAILSAIEHKARLEKKLNAKGVRTLSRCRWKKFFCFV from the exons ATGCCCCCGCGGGAACTGAGCGAGGCTGAGTCGTCCCCTCTCCGGGCCCCGACCCCTCCCCCGCGGCGGGGCAGCGCGTCCCCGGAGCTGGGCATCAAGTGCGTGCTGGTGGGCGACGGCGCCGTGGGCAAGAGCAGCCTCATCGTCAGCTACACCTGCAATGGGTACCCCGCCCGGTACCGGCCCACAGCTCTGGACACCTTCTCCG TGCAAGTCCTGGTGGATGGAGCCCCGGTGCGCATTGAGCTCTGGGACACAGCGGGTCAG GAAGATTTTGACCGTCTTCGCTCTCTCTGCTACCCGGATACCGATGTCTTCCTAGCCTGCTTCAGCGTGGTGCAGCCCAGCTCTTTCCAGAACATCACAGAAAAATGGCTGCCTGAGATCCGCACTCACAACCCCCAAGCTCCCGTGCTGCTGGTAGGCACCCAGGCCGACCTGAGGGACGATGTCAATGTACTGATTCAGCTGGACCAGGGGGGCCGGGAGGGCCCTGTGCCCCAACCTCAGGCCCAGGGTCTAGCTGAGAAGATCCGGGCCTCCTGCTACCTCGAGTGCTCTGCCTTGACGCAGAAGAACTTGAAGGAGGTGTTTGACTCAGCTATCCTCAGTGCCATTGAACACAAAGCCCGGTTAGAGAAGAAACTGAACGCCAAAGGTGTGCGAACCCTCTCTCGCTGTCGATGGAAGAAATTCTTCTGCTTTGTTTGA